From one Neovison vison isolate M4711 chromosome 1, ASM_NN_V1, whole genome shotgun sequence genomic stretch:
- the FABP6 gene encoding gastrotropin — translation MAFSGKYEFESDKNYDEFMKRLGLPSDAIEKGRNFKIVTEVQQDGQNFTWSQHYPGGHSMTNKFTIGKECDMETTGGKKFKATVHMEGGKITVEFPNYRQTSEIVGDKLVEISTIGGVTYERVSKRLA, via the exons ATGGCCTTCAGTGGCAAGTACGAGTTCGAGAGCGACAAGAATTATGACGAGTTCATGAAGCGCCTCG GACTCCCCAGTGATGCTATCGAAAAGGGCCGAAACTTCAAGATTGTCACGGAGGTGCAGCAGGACGGGCAGAACTTCACCTGGTCCCAGCACTACCCGGGCGGCCACTCCATGACCAACAAGTTCACCATCGGCAAGGAGTGTGACATGGAGACCACGGGAGGCAAGAAGTTCAAG GCCACCGTGCACATGGAGGGTGGGAAGATCACGGTGGAGTTCCCCAACTATCGCCAGACCTCGGAGATTGTGGGTGACAAGCTGGTGGAG ATCTCCACCATCGGAGGTGTGACCTATGAGCGTGTGAGCAAGAGGCTGGCCTGA